A part of Aegilops tauschii subsp. strangulata cultivar AL8/78 chromosome 2, Aet v6.0, whole genome shotgun sequence genomic DNA contains:
- the LOC109771809 gene encoding glycosyl hydrolase 5 family protein, which yields MATTGRVRRSPLLAAWLALGLAWHCALHHAPAAAVTLSTASRWVVDEAGDRVKLACVNWPSHLEPMLAEGLGKRPVGAIAGDVAAMGFNCVRLTWPTFLVTNASYSSLTVEQSFQRLNLTESLAGIRANNPAVVDLKLIDAFKAVVSSLGENNVMVILDNHVSKPGWCCDNTDGNGFFGDGYFEPDVWVDGLTKMATMFAGVPHVVGMSLRNELRGPRQNSNDWYKYMQRGAEAVHAANPRVLVILSGLSFDNDLAFLNSRQVSLSFARKAAFEVHWYSFSNGQEWAAGSPNEVCARIGASVSRRALYLLDQGWPVFLSEFGVDNRGGNANDNRYYGCAAAVAADLDLDWALWTLQGSYYLRQGVLDLDEVYGVLDRAWSRPRNDTALRRVQPLQRPLRGPGYAEAAPYTVLFHPATGLCVLRRSLTQPLELGACADTEAWEYAPQQGRLALRDSPLMCLRAQGAGRPVRLGTPCDDDMSRWRLVSDSKLHVAVNTSSSSSSGSGSGMLCLDVGADGQSVVTNPCRCLSADNSCDPESQWFKLVSSTRSVAANGMLAELPVKLGSSKIRSL from the exons ATGGCGACGACGGGGAGGGTGAGGCGTTCTCCTCTCCTCGCGGCGTGGCTGGCTCTCGGCCTTGCGTGGCATTGCGCGCTTCACCATGCTCCGGCAGCGGCCGTGACGCTGTCGACGGCGTCGCGGTGGGTCGTGGACGAGGCCGGGGACCGCGTGAAGCTGGCGTGCGTGAACTGGCCGTCGCACCTGGAGCCGATGCTGGCGGAGGGGCTGGGCAAGCGGCCCGTGGGCGCCATCGCCGGGGACGTGGCCGCCATGGGGTTCAACTGCGTCAGGCTCACCTGGCCCACGTTCCTGGTGACCAACGCCTCCTACTCGTCCCTCACCGTCGAGCAGTCTTTCCAGAGGCTCAACCTCACCGAGTCGCTCGCCGGCATCAGGGCCAACAACCCCGCCGTCGTCGACCTCAAGCTCATCGACGCGTTCAAG GCCGTGGTGAGCAGCCTCGGCGAGAACAACGTCATGGTGATCCTGGACAACCACGTGAGCAAGCCGGGGTGGTGCTGCGACAACACGGACGGCAACGGCTTCTTCGGCGACGGCTACTTCGAGCCGGACGTCTGGGTCGACGGCCTCACCAAGATGGCCACCATGTTCGCCGGCGTCCCCCACGTCGTCGGCATGAGCCTCAGGAACGAGCTCCGAGGCCCCAGGCAGAACTCAAACGACTGGTACAA GTACATGCAGCGGGGCGCGGAGGCGGTGCACGCGGCGAACCCGCGGGTGCTGGTGATCCTCTCCGGCCTCAGCTTCGACAACGACCTGGCGTTCCTCAACTCCCGGCAGGTGAGCCTGAGCTTCGCCCGGAAGGCGGCGTTCGAGGTGCACTGGTACAGCTTCTCCAACGGCCAGGAGTGGGCGGCGGGGAGCCCCAACGAGGTGTGCGCGCGGATCGGGGCCAGCGTGTCCCGCCGCGCGCTCTACCTGCTCGACCAGGGCTGGCCGGTCTTCCTCAGCGAGTTCGGCGTCGACAACCGCGgcggcaacgccaacgacaaccGCTACTACGgctgcgccgccgccgtcgccgccgacctcGACCTCGACTGGGCGCTCTGGACGCTGCAGGGGAGCTACTACCTCCGGCAGGGCGTGCTGGACCTCGACGAGGTCTACGGCGTGCTCGACAGGGCATGGTCCAGGCCGCGCAACGACACCGCGCTCCGCAGGGTCCAGCCCCTGCAGCGCCCGCTCAGAG GGCCTGGCTACGCGGAGGCGGCGCCGTACACGGTGCTGTTCCACCCGGCGACGGGGCTGTGCGTGCTGCGGCGGTCGCTGACGCAGCCGCTGGAGCTGGGCGCGTGCGCCGACACGGAGGCGTGGGAGTACGCGCCGCAGCAGGGGCGGCTGGCACTGCGGGACAGCCCGCTGATGTGCCTCCGCGCGCAGGGCGCCGGCCGGCCCGTGCGCCTCGGCACGCCGTGCGACGACGACATGTCCCGGTGGCGCCTCGTGTCGGACTCCAAGCTGCACGTCGCCGTTAAcacgtcgtcttcgtcgtcgtccggcTCCGGTAGCGGCATGCTCTGCCTGGACGTCGGCGCGGAcggccagagcgtggtcaccaaccCGTGCAGATGCCTGAGCGCGGACAACAGCTGCGACCCGGAGAGCCAGTGGTTCAAGCTGGTGAGCAGCACGAGGAGCGTCGCCGCCAATGGCATGCTCGCGGAGCTGCCTGTGAAGCTCGGGAGCTCGAAGATTCGCTCGCTTTGA
- the LOC109771808 gene encoding probable galactinol--sucrose galactosyltransferase 2, producing the protein MTRLQLAVAVAVAPGPPGPCSTSTAVRRPPRHISRSRGLHRGAMSVVAAVSSTHPSATADGSPPQMATTRLERGSLLVGGRELLSQCPPEATLRAGVADAAPGAAFLGARAAAPSSRHVFSLGTIPKGWRWLSLFKLKIWWMAPKTGADTAGVPAETQMLLLEKTGNGVEDTVYALMLPVLDGDFRASLQGSPENELQFCFESGDPDVQTMDAVDAVFVNSGDNPFKLMKESIKILSKIKGTFSHIESKETPANLDWFGWCTWDAFYKAVNPVGIEEGLQSLREGGAPPRFLIIDDGWQQIVNEFKEVDGALLEETVFAERLVDLKENDKFRGEACKNLGDLVKKIKETHGVKYVYAWHALLGYWGGVCTSSDVMEKYNPKLVYPVQSPGDVANLRDVAMDSLEKYGVGIIDPEKIYEFYNDQHSYLSSVGVDGVKVDVQNVMETLGHGFGGRVALTRKYQHALEESIARNFKGNNLICCMSHSSDHIYSALKSAVARASEDFMPREPTLQTLHIANVAFNSLLLGEIFIPDWDMFQSKHETAEFHGAARALSGGGVYVSDKPGVHDFNVLKKLVLPDGSILRARYAGRPTRDCLFNDPVMDGKSLLKIWNLNNLSAAVGVFNCQGAGNWTWLVEEISHVPTAVNITGHLSPSDVESLEEITGDEWNGETAVYAFNSCSLSRLQKHQSLELSLVTMTCEIYTISPIQVYGGAVRFAPLGLLNMFNSGGALDSITGTVDSSATTVQIKCRGPGRFGAYSSARPALCRVDAHEVEFSHSDDGLLAFDLSDGPSHSSVRNIEILYTAS; encoded by the exons CCACAGCAGTTCGACGACCCCCGCGCCATATCTCGCGCTCCCGCGGCCTCCATCGCGGCGCAATGTCGGTCGTCGCCGCCGTCTCCTCAACTCATCCCAGCGCCACCGCCGACGGGTCCCCGCCGCAGATGGCGACGACGCGTCTCGAGCGCGGGTCCCTGCTGGTCGGCGGGCGCGAGCTCCTCTCCCAGTGCCCGCCCGAGGCCACCCTACGCGCCGGCGTCGCCGATGCCGCCCCGGGCGCCGCGTTCCTGGGCGCCAGAGCGGCGGCGCCGTCCAGCCGCCATGTGTTCTCCCTCGGCACTATCCCCAA AGGATGGAGGTGGCTGTCGCTGTTCAAGTTGAAGATCTGGTGGATGGCCCCGAAGACAGGCGCGGACACGGCCGGCGTGCCGGCGGAGACGCAGATGCTGCTTCTGGAGAAGACGGGGAATGGGGTCGAGGACACGGTGTACGCTCTGATGCTGCCTGTCCTCGATGGCGATTTCCGGGCTAGCCTCCAAGGGAGTCCCGAGAATGAGCTCCAATTCTGCTTCGAGAGTG GTGATCCTGATGTGCAGACGATGGACGCAGTTGATGCGGTATTCGTCAACTCAGGGGACAATCCTTTCAAGCTTATGAAGGAATCAATCAA GATACTGTCCAAGATCAAAGGAACTTTCAGTCATATAGAGAGCAAGGAG ACCCCTGCAAACTTAGACTGGTTTGGATGGTGCACTTGGGATGCATTTTATAAAGCTGTCAACCCAGTAGGGATTGAAGAGGGCCTTCAAAG TTTGCGTGAAGGAGGCGCACCACCAAGGTTTCTGATTATAGATGATGGTTGGCAACAAATAGTTAACGAATTCAAGGAAGTGGATGGAGCTCTTCTTGAAGAGACTGT GTTTGCAGAGAGGCTGGTTGATCTGAAGGAGAATGACAAGTTTAGGGGAGAAGCCTGCAAGAATCTGGGAGATCTTGTCAAGAAAATCAAAGAGACACATGGAGTCAA GTACGTCTACGCATGGCATGCTTTACTTGGGTATTGGGGAGGTGTCTGTACATCATCGGACGTGATGGAGAAGTACAATCCAAAACTAGTTTACCCCGTCCAGTCTCCTGGTGATGTTGCAAATTTGAGGGATGTAGCCATGGACAGCTTGGAGAAATATGGAGTTGGTATCATTGATCCTGAGAAGATATATGAATTCTACAATGATCAACACAGTTACCTTTCTAGTGTGGGTGTGGATGGTGTGAAGGTAGATGTGCAAAATGTGATGGAGACTCTCGGGCATGGCTTCGGTGGTCGTGTTGCATTAACTCGAAAGTATCAACATGCTCTTGAGGAATCTATTGCTCGGAACTTCAAAGGAAATAACCTAATATGCTGCATGAGTCACAGTTCAGACCACATCTATAG TGCCTTGAAGAGTGCAGTTGCTAGAGCATCAGAAGATTTCATGCCTCGGGAACCAACACTGCAAACTCTGCACATTGCTAATGTAGCATTCAATAGCCTTTTATTGGGAGAAATTTTCATCCCGGACTGGGATATGTTCCAA AGCAAGCATGAAACAGCAGAATTTCATGGGGCAGCTAGGGCTCTAAGTGGAGGTGGTGTTTATGTCAG TGACAAACCAGGAGTGCACGATTTCAATGTTCTGAAGAAACTTGTTCTACCAGATGGCTCGATTCTAAGAGCAAGGTATGCTGGTCGTCCTACTCGCGATTGCCTGTTCAATGATCCAGTCATGGATGGTAAAAG TCTTCTGAAAATATGGAACCTGAACAATTTGTCTGCTGCCGTCGGAGTATTCAACTGTCAGGGAGCTGGAAACTGGACTTGGTTAGTCGAAGAAATTTCACATGTTCCCACCGCCGTTAACATAACCGGTCATCTCTCGCCATCAGATGTAGAGTCTCTCGAGGAGATTACTGGTGATGAGTGGAATGGAGAGACTGCAGTATATGCTTTCAATTCAT GTTCTCTTTCAAGGCTCCAGAAGCACCAAAGTTTGGAGCTTTCATTGGTCACTATGACATGTGAGATCTATACCATATCACCGATACAG GTTTACGGTGGGGCTGTTCGGTTCGCGCCACTTGGACTGCTCAACATGTTCAACTCTGGTGGCGCACTCGACAGTATCACAGGCACAGTTGATTCTTCAGCTACGACAGTTCAGATCAAATGCCGAGGGCCCGGACGTTTTGGGGCGTATTCGTCTGCTAGGCCGGCACTCTGTAGAGTTGATGCGCACGAAGTAGAATTCAGTCATTCTGATGATGGTTTGCTAGCATTTGATCTCTCAGACGGGCCTTCCCATAGCAGCGTCAGGAACATAGAGATTCTCTACACAGCCTCCTGA